The Denitrificimonas caeni genome has a segment encoding these proteins:
- a CDS encoding rhodanese family protein: protein MSSKVLTPQAAQELLAKGAVLVDIRGADEYAREHIAGAQHMPMEQLSSTGMANSDANAVIFHCRSGNRTVMNAGVLDNCASCEVYILEGGLDGWKKAGLPVVTDASQPLELQRQVQIGAGSMILLGVILGTTVAPGWYALSGFVGAGLIMAGVTGFCGLARVLMKMPWNKNSAA, encoded by the coding sequence ATGTCAAGCAAAGTATTAACGCCACAAGCAGCCCAAGAGCTATTGGCCAAAGGAGCTGTACTAGTCGACATTCGTGGTGCTGATGAGTATGCCCGTGAGCATATTGCCGGCGCCCAGCATATGCCCATGGAGCAACTGAGCAGCACAGGTATGGCCAACAGTGACGCCAATGCAGTGATTTTCCACTGCCGTTCCGGCAACCGTACGGTGATGAATGCCGGCGTGTTGGACAATTGTGCAAGCTGCGAAGTGTATATTTTAGAAGGTGGTTTAGACGGCTGGAAAAAAGCTGGGTTGCCCGTGGTGACTGATGCATCACAACCTTTAGAATTACAGCGTCAAGTGCAGATTGGCGCAGGCTCGATGATTCTTTTGGGCGTGATTTTAGGCACAACTGTTGCGCCGGGTTGGTATGCGCTGTCTGGTTTTGTCGGTGCGGGTTTGATTATGGCAGGGGTCACTGGTTTTTGTGGTTTAGCGCGAGTGTTAATGAAAATGCCATGGAATAAAAACTCTGCTGCATAA
- the recR gene encoding recombination mediator RecR, with amino-acid sequence MSFSPLIRQLIDAFRILPGVGQKTAQRMALQLLERDRSGGQRLAQALSQAMDGIGYCRSCRSLSEEEICHLCSDLRRDESLLCIVQGPMDVYAVEQTGYRGRYFVLKGHLSPLDGLGPETIGIPELLGRINQGAFREIILATNPTVEGEATAHYIAQILADQELLISRLAHGMPLGGELEMVDGGTLSHALAGRRPIQV; translated from the coding sequence ATGTCGTTTAGTCCTTTAATACGTCAGTTGATCGATGCTTTTCGCATTTTGCCAGGTGTTGGACAAAAGACTGCACAACGTATGGCGCTGCAGTTACTTGAGCGCGATCGCAGTGGTGGCCAACGTTTAGCGCAGGCGTTGAGTCAGGCTATGGACGGTATTGGTTATTGCCGCTCGTGCCGCAGTCTGAGTGAAGAAGAAATCTGCCATTTATGCAGTGATCTGCGCCGTGATGAAAGCTTGCTGTGTATCGTCCAAGGGCCGATGGATGTATATGCCGTTGAGCAAACTGGTTATCGCGGGCGTTACTTTGTTTTAAAAGGCCATTTATCACCGCTTGATGGGCTGGGGCCGGAAACCATTGGTATTCCAGAATTGTTAGGGCGTATTAATCAAGGCGCTTTCCGAGAGATCATTTTAGCCACTAACCCCACTGTTGAAGGTGAGGCTACTGCACACTATATTGCGCAAATTCTTGCGGACCAAGAGCTGCTTATTTCGCGCTTAGCCCATGGCATGCCGTTGGGCGGGGAGCTGGAAATGGTCGATGGTGGCACTTTAAGCCATGCCTTGGCAGGGCGCAGGCCCATACAGGTCTAG
- a CDS encoding YbaB/EbfC family nucleoid-associated protein, whose amino-acid sequence MMKGGMAGLMKQAQQMQEKMQKMQEELANAEVTGESGAGLVSVVMTGRHDVRRVSIDDSLLEEDKEILEDLIAAAMNDAVRKVEQNSQKSMAGMTDGMQLPPGFKMPF is encoded by the coding sequence ATTATGAAAGGTGGCATGGCTGGCCTGATGAAACAGGCGCAACAAATGCAAGAAAAAATGCAGAAAATGCAAGAAGAGTTAGCCAATGCAGAAGTGACTGGTGAATCAGGCGCAGGCTTGGTCAGCGTAGTTATGACCGGTCGGCATGATGTGCGCCGCGTCAGCATTGATGACAGCTTGCTTGAAGAAGATAAAGAGATTCTTGAAGACTTAATTGCTGCTGCAATGAATGATGCAGTGCGTAAAGTTGAGCAAAACAGTCAAAAAAGTATGGCTGGTATGACCGATGGTATGCAGTTGCCACCGGGCTTTAAAATGCCGTTCTAG
- the dnaX gene encoding DNA polymerase III subunit gamma/tau, translating to MSYQVLARKWRPRSFREMVGQTHVLKALINALDHQRLHHAYLFTGTRGVGKTTIARIMAKCLNCEQGVSSTPCGECSVCREIDEGRFIDLIEVDAASKTKVEDTREMLDNVQYMPTRGRYKVYLIDEVHMLSTSSFNALLKTLEEPPPYVKFLLATTDPQKLPATVLSRCLQFSLKNMPPEPIVGHLQNVLTSENIPFEDDALWLLGRAADGSMRDAMSLTDQAVSFGDGSVLADDVRAMLGTLDQGQIYGVLKALIAGDARAALSAVAHLAEHGPDWAGVLAEILNALHRIAIAQLMPDAIDNGQGDREQVLELAAIVPAEDVQFYYQLGLIGRRDLPLAPDPRDGFEMVLLRMLAFRPASLPGTPPTTTLVQPEPANSAADGQNTTAQATTTASRSLAQQPALPDTPVASSSQAQVDTVVAESASASESPVTPNAVPVDQAPVAAPAEEIHAPWEEQPDSVAIEPPTVAAQPVASSAQDPALTAPASRPATASADAQASTTQQSATVAQAEQPEHAAYYDDAYSQALADEAGDDEDEYLASSHYQDYAELPSFSDDEPVQLHGNNVDLQPNIAPASGQAAEWQTLFAQLNLAGMTHSIAANTVLVEKNADVWLLHLDPNHSALFNKTQLQRINEAINTHLGAPIELQIELHTPTEETPALALLRKQAKRQQEAETAIHTDPVVLQLMDTFGATISADSIEPIDSL from the coding sequence ATGAGTTATCAGGTTTTAGCCCGCAAATGGCGTCCTCGCTCATTTCGTGAAATGGTCGGTCAAACCCATGTGTTAAAAGCATTGATCAATGCCCTTGATCATCAACGCTTACACCATGCCTATTTGTTTACCGGTACCCGCGGCGTGGGTAAAACTACCATTGCACGGATTATGGCCAAGTGCTTGAACTGCGAGCAGGGTGTCAGCTCGACTCCTTGTGGTGAGTGCTCGGTGTGCCGGGAAATTGATGAAGGTCGTTTTATTGATCTGATTGAAGTGGATGCGGCCAGTAAAACCAAAGTAGAAGACACCCGGGAAATGCTCGATAACGTGCAGTATATGCCGACTCGCGGGCGTTACAAGGTGTACCTGATTGACGAGGTGCACATGCTTTCGACCAGTTCTTTCAACGCTTTGTTGAAGACGCTCGAAGAGCCGCCGCCCTACGTTAAATTCTTATTGGCCACCACCGACCCGCAAAAATTACCGGCCACGGTTCTGTCGCGCTGTTTGCAATTCTCTTTAAAGAATATGCCCCCTGAGCCCATTGTTGGCCATTTGCAAAATGTTTTAACCAGCGAAAACATCCCCTTTGAGGATGATGCGCTGTGGCTGCTCGGACGTGCGGCGGATGGCTCGATGCGTGATGCCATGAGTCTCACAGACCAAGCGGTGTCCTTTGGTGATGGCAGTGTATTGGCGGACGATGTGCGCGCCATGCTGGGGACTCTGGATCAGGGGCAAATCTATGGCGTATTAAAAGCCTTGATTGCTGGTGATGCCCGTGCCGCACTGAGCGCTGTGGCGCATTTAGCTGAGCATGGTCCGGATTGGGCAGGGGTTTTGGCAGAAATACTCAATGCCTTGCACCGCATTGCCATTGCTCAATTGATGCCCGATGCCATTGATAACGGGCAGGGTGATCGTGAGCAGGTACTGGAATTGGCGGCTATTGTTCCGGCTGAAGATGTGCAGTTTTATTATCAGTTGGGTTTGATTGGTCGCCGTGATTTACCGCTGGCGCCCGATCCCCGTGACGGCTTTGAAATGGTGCTGCTGCGTATGTTGGCCTTTCGCCCAGCCAGTTTGCCCGGCACGCCACCGACCACCACTCTAGTTCAGCCAGAGCCAGCCAACTCAGCAGCTGACGGGCAAAACACAACGGCGCAAGCTACAACGACTGCAAGTCGCAGTTTAGCGCAGCAGCCTGCGCTGCCTGATACTCCTGTAGCGAGCAGCAGCCAAGCGCAAGTCGATACAGTGGTGGCTGAGTCGGCCAGCGCCAGCGAGAGTCCAGTAACACCCAATGCTGTGCCAGTCGATCAAGCACCAGTTGCAGCGCCAGCGGAAGAAATACACGCCCCTTGGGAAGAGCAGCCAGACAGCGTGGCAATAGAGCCGCCAACTGTTGCTGCTCAGCCTGTCGCCAGTTCCGCACAAGATCCAGCGCTAACTGCGCCAGCCAGCCGTCCCGCAACTGCGAGTGCAGATGCACAAGCAAGTACAACGCAGCAAAGTGCCACAGTGGCTCAGGCCGAACAACCTGAGCATGCAGCCTATTATGATGATGCCTACAGTCAGGCTTTAGCCGATGAGGCAGGCGACGATGAAGATGAGTATTTAGCCAGCAGCCATTATCAAGATTATGCTGAGCTGCCGAGCTTTAGTGATGATGAGCCGGTGCAGTTACATGGCAATAACGTTGATTTACAACCCAATATAGCACCTGCCTCCGGTCAAGCAGCGGAGTGGCAAACATTATTTGCCCAGTTGAATTTAGCGGGGATGACCCACAGTATTGCGGCTAATACTGTGTTAGTTGAAAAAAATGCCGATGTTTGGCTGCTGCATTTAGATCCCAACCACAGTGCGCTGTTTAATAAAACGCAATTACAACGTATCAATGAGGCAATTAACACACACTTGGGTGCACCTATAGAGTTACAAATAGAATTGCACACCCCAACTGAAGAAACACCTGCTTTGGCGCTGCTGCGCAAGCAAGCAAAACGCCAACAGGAAGCAGAAACAGCAATCCATACTGATCCTGTGGTATTGCAACTGATGGACACCTTTGGCGCTACAATTAGTGCCGATAGTATTGAACCCATAGACTCGTTATAA
- a CDS encoding TrmH family RNA methyltransferase — protein MITSSQNSQVKDWRKLQTKKYRVNTQSFLIEGFHLIEEALNSGWTIATIIVQEGTTLPNWLTEQNHQLVSKQVFAAISQTEAPQGIAAVVKMPQVQPISGDYLLLIDQVQDPGNLGTMIRTADAAGFSQVVLGKGTVDLYNDKVIRASQGSIFHIPVVEADLFELIPQLQQQTYRVLASALDNAVSYAAASNLNKAALVMGNEGSGINPGILKLADQCIKIPIYGQAESLNVSVAAGILMYQMRQPV, from the coding sequence GTGATCACTTCAAGTCAAAACAGCCAAGTCAAAGACTGGCGTAAATTACAAACAAAAAAATATCGCGTTAATACCCAGTCATTCTTAATTGAGGGTTTTCACTTGATTGAAGAAGCCTTGAACAGCGGCTGGACAATTGCCACCATCATCGTGCAAGAAGGCACAACTCTACCGAACTGGCTCACAGAGCAGAACCATCAACTGGTTAGCAAGCAAGTCTTTGCTGCCATTAGTCAAACAGAAGCCCCGCAGGGTATTGCCGCAGTGGTCAAGATGCCACAAGTCCAGCCCATTAGCGGTGATTACTTGCTCCTGATCGACCAAGTTCAAGACCCCGGCAATTTAGGAACTATGATTCGCACCGCTGACGCAGCAGGTTTCTCACAAGTGGTACTGGGTAAAGGCACAGTTGATCTATATAACGACAAAGTCATCCGCGCCTCACAGGGTTCTATTTTTCATATTCCAGTTGTCGAGGCTGATTTATTTGAGTTGATCCCCCAATTGCAGCAACAAACCTACAGGGTGCTGGCCAGCGCCCTAGACAATGCAGTTAGCTATGCTGCTGCCAGCAACTTAAATAAAGCCGCTTTAGTCATGGGCAATGAAGGCTCGGGAATCAACCCAGGCATTCTTAAGCTTGCGGATCAGTGCATTAAAATCCCAATTTACGGCCAAGCCGAATCACTCAACGTCAGTGTTGCGGCAGGGATTTTAATGTATCAAATGCGTCAACCGGTATAG
- the yghU gene encoding glutathione-dependent disulfide-bond oxidoreductase, which produces MSNSHPYEPPRVWTWDAASGGEWASINRPIAGPTHEAELPRGKHPLQLYSLGTPNGQKVTIMLEELLALGETGAEYDAHLIKITEGDQFSSGFVAVNPNSKIPALVDTDTASRVFESGAILLYLAEKFGQLLPQEPAARTEALNWLFWLQGSAPYLGGGFGHFYAYAPEKYQYPIDRFTMETKRQLDVLDRHLAEQRYLGGDEYSIADIATWPWYGNLVLGTLYGAAEFLQVDGYKNLQRWATEISQRPAVQRGRMVNRTWGEPAEQLHERHAATDFELKTQDKIATTTDQ; this is translated from the coding sequence ATGTCGAACTCTCACCCTTATGAGCCACCTCGCGTTTGGACTTGGGACGCTGCAAGTGGCGGTGAATGGGCCAGTATCAACCGCCCCATTGCTGGCCCTACCCACGAAGCCGAATTGCCACGCGGCAAACATCCTTTACAACTGTACTCATTAGGTACACCCAACGGCCAAAAAGTCACTATCATGCTCGAAGAGCTCTTGGCTCTGGGCGAAACTGGCGCTGAATATGATGCTCACCTCATCAAGATTACTGAAGGTGATCAATTCTCTTCAGGCTTTGTTGCGGTAAACCCCAACTCAAAAATCCCTGCCCTAGTGGATACTGACACCGCTAGCCGTGTGTTTGAGAGCGGTGCAATCTTGCTCTATTTGGCCGAGAAATTTGGGCAGCTATTGCCCCAAGAGCCGGCCGCACGCACCGAAGCACTTAACTGGTTATTCTGGCTGCAAGGATCTGCGCCTTATTTGGGCGGTGGCTTTGGGCACTTTTACGCCTATGCGCCGGAAAAGTACCAATACCCCATTGATCGTTTTACCATGGAAACCAAACGTCAACTGGATGTACTTGACCGTCATTTGGCCGAGCAGCGCTATTTAGGCGGCGATGAGTATTCCATTGCCGATATCGCCACCTGGCCTTGGTACGGCAACTTAGTTCTAGGCACACTCTATGGCGCGGCGGAGTTTTTACAAGTTGACGGCTACAAAAACCTACAGCGCTGGGCCACAGAGATTTCGCAACGCCCTGCCGTACAGCGTGGCCGCATGGTGAACCGCACCTGGGGCGAGCCGGCAGAGCAACTGCATGAGCGCCACGCAGCCACAGACTTTGAGTTAAAAACCCAAGATAAAATAGCTACAACAACAGACCAATAG
- the poxB gene encoding ubiquinone-dependent pyruvate dehydrogenase yields MPQSVAHLVAKTLDQAGVKNIWGVTGDSLNGLSDSLLKMGTIRWIGTRHEEVAAFAAGAEAQITGELAVCAGSCGPGNLHLINGLFDCHRSGVPVLAIAAHIPSSEIGSGYFQETHPQELFRECSHYCELVSNPEQLPQALEVAMRQAILKKGVAVIVLPGDIALRPAAENAASAWHTPLPPKVIPQDSELEAFKEILAKGKRITLLCGSGCEGAHDELMQFAEKLKAPIVHALRGKEHVEWDNPFDVGMTGLIGFSSGYHAMMNADTLVMLGTRFPYRAFYPKDATIVQVDINPASMGSHCSIHLPLQGDVKSTLQALLPKLETRTERKFLDQALKHYQQARKGLDDLAKPSKDDQPIHPQYLAQQISELASEDAIFTCDVGTPTVWAARYLKMNGKRRLLGSFNHGSMANAMPQAMGAKASQPERQVIAMCGDGGFSMLMGDILTLVQHKLPIKIVIFNNSVLGFVAMEMKAGGYLTDGTELQNPNFAAIAEAAGIKGIRVEKSSELNTALAEALAHDGPVIVDVVTATQELVMPPTVQLQQAKGFSLYMLRAIMNGRGDEVVELAKTNWLR; encoded by the coding sequence ATGCCGCAATCCGTAGCCCATCTAGTGGCAAAAACACTCGACCAAGCCGGTGTCAAAAATATTTGGGGCGTTACTGGTGACTCCTTAAACGGTCTTAGCGATAGCCTGTTGAAAATGGGCACAATTCGCTGGATCGGTACTCGGCACGAAGAGGTCGCCGCTTTTGCCGCTGGCGCAGAAGCGCAAATTACTGGCGAGTTAGCTGTTTGTGCTGGCTCCTGCGGGCCAGGCAACTTGCACCTAATCAACGGTTTATTTGATTGTCACCGCAGTGGCGTTCCTGTTCTAGCAATTGCTGCACACATTCCTTCCAGTGAAATTGGCAGCGGTTATTTTCAAGAAACTCACCCCCAAGAGCTGTTTCGTGAATGCAGTCATTATTGTGAGTTAGTGTCCAATCCTGAACAATTACCGCAAGCTCTAGAAGTGGCCATGCGTCAGGCAATTTTAAAGAAAGGCGTGGCGGTTATTGTCTTGCCCGGCGATATTGCTTTACGCCCTGCCGCAGAAAATGCCGCATCAGCTTGGCACACACCACTGCCGCCTAAAGTTATTCCGCAAGACAGTGAGCTAGAAGCCTTTAAAGAAATTTTAGCCAAGGGTAAGCGCATCACCTTACTTTGCGGCAGTGGCTGTGAAGGCGCTCACGACGAATTAATGCAATTTGCAGAAAAACTGAAAGCACCGATAGTGCATGCCCTGCGCGGTAAAGAGCACGTAGAGTGGGATAACCCTTTTGATGTGGGTATGACTGGTTTGATTGGTTTTTCTTCTGGTTATCACGCCATGATGAATGCCGACACACTGGTCATGCTGGGTACGCGTTTCCCATATCGAGCGTTTTACCCTAAAGATGCGACCATTGTGCAAGTTGATATCAACCCCGCGAGCATGGGTTCGCATTGCTCGATCCATTTGCCGCTACAAGGCGATGTTAAATCAACCTTACAGGCGCTGCTGCCTAAGTTAGAAACGCGCACTGAGCGCAAATTTCTTGATCAAGCGCTTAAGCATTACCAGCAAGCGCGCAAAGGCCTTGATGATTTAGCTAAGCCCAGCAAAGACGATCAACCCATTCACCCACAATACCTCGCTCAGCAAATCAGCGAATTGGCCAGCGAGGATGCCATCTTCACCTGCGACGTAGGCACCCCAACAGTCTGGGCGGCACGCTATTTGAAGATGAATGGTAAGCGCCGCCTACTTGGCTCCTTTAACCACGGTTCAATGGCTAACGCTATGCCGCAAGCAATGGGCGCAAAAGCCAGTCAGCCTGAGCGCCAAGTCATTGCCATGTGCGGTGACGGCGGCTTTAGCATGTTAATGGGCGATATTTTAACCTTAGTGCAGCACAAGCTACCGATTAAAATCGTGATTTTTAACAACAGTGTGCTGGGCTTTGTAGCCATGGAGATGAAAGCCGGTGGCTACCTCACAGACGGTACAGAGCTGCAAAATCCTAATTTTGCAGCTATTGCTGAGGCGGCAGGCATTAAAGGCATCCGTGTCGAGAAGTCTTCTGAGTTAAACACTGCTCTAGCTGAAGCCTTAGCCCACGACGGCCCTGTCATTGTTGATGTGGTGACTGCAACGCAAGAGTTAGTCATGCCACCTACAGTGCAACTACAGCAAGCCAAAGGCTTTAGTTTGTATATGCTGCGCGCAATTATGAACGGCCGTGGCGATGAAGTGGTTGAGCTCGCGAAGACCAACTGGTTGCGCTAA
- a CDS encoding tetratricopeptide repeat protein, producing MRRLLFGLTLCALTAQASFAQSIAPEVFRALQAAQAAQQSGNFAQAEQALKSVTAKPESLEQALLWRSAGYLAWAQGNTQQALNMLEQALRSDQLTPEQVAEDRLNLAKLSFSLKNYQHVHAYLQGVAVTDEILELQIQAWQNLGRLDKALPLAERYLQGKSTISESWLQFMVAANAEVKHYAAAQQWQKRILQRNPNQLRAWQQLAALQQMAGNYAQALATLRTAYSKGITFQAADLDRLIALAAASEQPWQAARLLAGMLQHGILPTSLSSQERLAQLHWQAREYQAAAQQYAELAQQSGKGQHWLSLAQLEIQQSRWDAGLQALKRAEQVGADQQQIAAWRDWAQSRIALHQQLAEKSS from the coding sequence ATGCGACGCTTACTCTTTGGCTTAACTTTGTGCGCTTTAACGGCTCAGGCCAGTTTTGCTCAAAGCATTGCTCCAGAAGTGTTTCGAGCCTTACAAGCTGCACAAGCTGCGCAGCAGTCAGGCAACTTTGCGCAAGCTGAGCAGGCATTAAAATCAGTAACGGCAAAGCCTGAAAGTCTAGAGCAAGCATTGCTGTGGCGCAGTGCCGGCTATTTAGCTTGGGCACAGGGCAATACCCAACAGGCCCTGAACATGCTGGAGCAAGCACTGCGCAGTGACCAGTTAACCCCTGAGCAAGTTGCGGAAGATCGGCTTAATTTAGCGAAACTTAGTTTTAGCCTAAAAAACTATCAGCACGTGCATGCCTATTTACAAGGTGTTGCCGTAACGGATGAAATCCTAGAGCTACAAATTCAAGCTTGGCAGAACTTGGGTCGCTTGGATAAGGCTTTACCTTTGGCTGAGCGTTACTTGCAAGGTAAAAGCACTATCAGTGAAAGCTGGTTGCAGTTTATGGTGGCAGCTAATGCTGAAGTGAAGCATTACGCCGCGGCGCAGCAATGGCAGAAGCGCATTTTGCAGCGCAATCCTAATCAGCTCAGAGCTTGGCAACAATTGGCGGCCCTGCAGCAAATGGCGGGCAATTACGCACAAGCTTTAGCCACTCTGCGCACTGCTTACAGCAAAGGCATTACTTTCCAAGCAGCAGACTTGGATCGACTCATTGCCTTGGCTGCAGCGTCTGAGCAACCTTGGCAAGCGGCGCGTTTATTGGCTGGCATGCTGCAACACGGCATATTGCCTACAAGCCTTAGCAGTCAAGAGCGGCTGGCGCAGTTGCACTGGCAAGCCCGTGAATACCAGGCTGCTGCACAGCAGTACGCAGAGCTGGCGCAACAAAGCGGTAAAGGTCAACATTGGTTGAGTCTGGCTCAATTAGAAATTCAGCAGAGTCGCTGGGATGCCGGTTTACAAGCACTAAAGCGGGCGGAGCAAGTGGGGGCTGATCAGCAGCAAATTGCCGCTTGGCGTGATTGGGCGCAAAGCCGTATTGCGTTACATCAGCAGCTCGCCGAGAAAAGCAGCTAG
- a CDS encoding energy transducer TonB: MRWLWSFLAAIAIVFGSFVLMLVMIFPPKSKTTEPALKMGYFVPKQQQESSDPSRSRQKMPDKPPEPQPETPPAQQAPQPPVTPQIAALDLAVPQISSNVSIAAAAAPSLQGVTAQAATAAAPAAPPASAAAASAASPPSNDAEVIPLNEVLPVYPNNARRRGIEGYVKLAFTITTEGKVENVRVLESSPANIFDREARRAAVRWRFAPRNEGGRLVAREAVKKLEFKLDKGGR, translated from the coding sequence ATGCGTTGGTTGTGGTCTTTTTTAGCAGCCATAGCCATTGTCTTTGGCAGTTTTGTTTTGATGCTGGTAATGATTTTCCCACCAAAAAGCAAAACCACTGAGCCTGCATTAAAAATGGGCTACTTTGTGCCCAAACAACAGCAGGAATCGAGCGATCCCAGTCGTTCACGGCAAAAAATGCCCGATAAACCGCCAGAGCCGCAACCGGAAACACCGCCAGCGCAACAGGCACCGCAGCCACCGGTTACGCCGCAAATAGCTGCGCTGGATTTAGCTGTGCCACAAATAAGCAGTAATGTCAGTATTGCTGCGGCGGCGGCTCCAAGCTTACAAGGTGTTACTGCGCAAGCTGCAACTGCGGCGGCACCCGCTGCGCCTCCGGCATCTGCTGCAGCAGCAAGTGCGGCCAGCCCGCCGAGTAACGACGCTGAGGTGATTCCTCTTAATGAGGTTTTACCGGTTTACCCCAATAACGCACGTCGCCGCGGTATTGAGGGTTACGTTAAGTTGGCTTTTACCATTACCACAGAGGGTAAGGTTGAGAATGTGCGGGTGCTGGAATCATCACCGGCAAATATTTTTGATCGTGAAGCACGCCGTGCTGCAGTACGCTGGCGCTTTGCTCCACGCAATGAGGGTGGCCGTTTAGTTGCCCGTGAGGCGGTAAAAAAGCTTGAGTTTAAACTTGATAAAGGGGGGCGCTAG
- a CDS encoding ExbD/TolR family protein — translation MRMRRYSQQVEEEPGIDLTPMLDVVFIMLIFFIVTSSFIKESGVEVNRPQAETAAAQDTGNILIAVTADGQVWLDKQVVDVRSVRAHVERMRQEQPEGVVVVQADQDARTGLVVKVMDQARLAGVPDVVLAASTEAH, via the coding sequence ATGAGAATGCGTCGTTACAGTCAGCAAGTAGAAGAAGAGCCCGGCATTGATCTAACGCCCATGCTGGATGTGGTGTTTATTATGTTGATCTTCTTTATTGTGACCAGCTCTTTTATTAAAGAATCTGGGGTTGAAGTCAATCGCCCGCAAGCTGAGACTGCAGCAGCACAAGACACTGGCAATATTTTAATTGCCGTGACCGCTGACGGACAGGTTTGGCTGGATAAGCAGGTTGTGGATGTGCGCAGTGTCCGTGCACATGTTGAGCGGATGCGCCAGGAGCAGCCCGAGGGTGTGGTTGTGGTGCAGGCCGATCAAGATGCGCGTACCGGTTTAGTGGTTAAAGTGATGGATCAAGCCCGCTTAGCTGGCGTGCCTGATGTGGTCTTGGCAGCCTCGACGGAGGCTCATTAA
- a CDS encoding MotA/TolQ/ExbB proton channel family protein encodes MGAGGTVMWLLAALCVLFWTLVLERFWYTRRHFPRWAQERREAWRELGVDAGTHARWPHAVRAAWLAQAREQLITPLSVTRTLVAMFPLLGLLGTVTGMVAVFEVLAVSGSGNPRAMAGGVWQATLPTLAGMVLAIGGLFSLARLERNARRAIGQLADQLRHE; translated from the coding sequence ATGGGGGCAGGTGGTACGGTGATGTGGCTTTTAGCTGCACTGTGTGTACTGTTTTGGACGTTGGTGTTAGAGCGGTTTTGGTACACTCGCCGCCATTTTCCGCGCTGGGCGCAAGAGCGTCGTGAGGCTTGGCGGGAGCTGGGTGTGGATGCCGGAACGCATGCGCGTTGGCCCCATGCCGTGCGTGCCGCCTGGTTAGCACAAGCCCGAGAGCAATTAATTACCCCATTATCCGTCACCCGTACTTTAGTCGCGATGTTTCCGCTGCTGGGCTTGCTGGGTACTGTAACCGGCATGGTTGCCGTGTTTGAAGTGCTGGCTGTCAGTGGTAGCGGTAATCCGCGGGCCATGGCTGGTGGGGTTTGGCAGGCCACATTGCCCACATTAGCTGGCATGGTTTTAGCCATTGGTGGTTTATTTAGTTTGGCCCGTCTAGAGCGTAATGCTCGGCGAGCAATTGGTCAGCTCGCCGATCAATTGCGTCATGAATAA